A single genomic interval of Anser cygnoides isolate HZ-2024a breed goose chromosome 7, Taihu_goose_T2T_genome, whole genome shotgun sequence harbors:
- the KCNK18 gene encoding potassium channel subfamily K member 18, which yields MASTSQPLRGKRACKKIFWAVFPHACFILSLVIYAFLGALMFSHIEGNRKVNLSEEYRNFLQNLWYISRNLSDNMTENEESFKEEIHRLLSTAKRDWFVNPKDIWSFFGSLFFCCTVFTTVGYGNTYPVTRTGKYLCMLYALFGIPLMFLVLTDMGDILATVLSKSYNEFRKLQSKLLAFKLCSGSTCNRGDRSKSRVLSKVAANEPLNIVEMLKNQSAVKRKPVQYRNAEIFELLIARENEYKKPSRSKSIERWSSCPELDRGKTMSRVIENFDKIGKELEKLDVPIVLMVLVIFVYISCAAAILPNWETRLDFQEAFYFCFITLTTIGFGDTQLEHPKFFLFFSLYIIIGMEIVFIAFKLGQDRLIVLYKKVISFCGEKKMPSKKVYPKKLYPK from the exons ATGGCATCAACATCACAGCCTCTGCGAGGTAAAAGGgcatgcaaaaaaatattttgggcaGTATTTCCACATGCCTGCTTCATTCTGTCTCTCGTGATCTATGCTTTTCTTGGGGCTCTCATGTTTTCCCACATTGAAGGTAACCGGAAGGTAAATTTAAGTGAAGAATATAGAAATTTTCTGCAGAATCTGTGGTACATCTCCAGAAATTTATCAG ATAACATGACGGAAAACGAGGAGTCGTTTAAGGAAGAAATCCATAGACTGCTCAGCACAGCTAAACGAGACTGGTTTGTCAATCCAAAAGATATATGGAGTTTCTTTGGGTCTCTCTTCTTCTGCTGCACAGTATTCACCACTGTGG gTTATGGTAATACCTATCCTGTGACAAGGACTGGAAAATATCTCTGCATGTTGTATGCTTTATTTGGCATCCCTTTGATGTTCTTGGTCCTGACTGACATGGGAGACATCCTTGCGACTGTCTTGTCCAAGTCTTACAACGAATTCAGAAAGCTACAGTCAAAACTTCTAGCCTTTAAACTCTGTTCCGGATCCACATGTAACAGAGGGGATAGATCAAAATCCAGAGTGCTGTCTAAAGTAGCTGCAAATGAACCCTTGAATATTGTGGAAATGTTGAAAAATCAGTCAGCTGTTAAAAGAAAGCCGGTCCAATATCGCAATGCTGAAATTTTTGAGCTGTTAATTGCCAgagaaaatgaatacaaaaagcCATCAAGAAGTAAAAGCATAGAGAGATGGAGCTCATGTCCTGAACTAGACAGGGGAAAAACAATGTCCAGAGTAATTGAGAATTTTGACAAAATAGGAAAAGAGTTAGAAAAATTAGATGTGCCCATTGTGTTAATGGTGCTGGTTATCTTCGTGTACATCTCCTGTGCAGCTGCCATTCTTCCAAACTGGGAAACCAGATTGGATTTTCAGGAagccttttatttctgctttatcaCCTTGACAACTATTGGGTTTGGAGATACACAACTGGAACATCCcaagtttttcttgtttttctccctctatATTATTATCGGCATGGAAATTGTCTTCATTGCTTTTAAGCTGGGCCAGGACCGCTTAATTGTCTTATATAAAAAGGTGATTTCATTTTGTGGAGAGAAAAAGATGCCATCAAAGAAGGTATATCCAAAGAAGTTATATCCAAAATAA